taggattagcttgattgtcatgcttactgctgctccaatgacacacacacggtatacgtattatgtggcacatgcatatttatttttgctcaacgtcaggttgcttcttcattcttcgcacgcagaaccgctaattgccaggcaactactttgggatccgatggCATAAGCTGCTCGGCTCCTCTGCGCCAttcagcagcatttgcgctctccttctctatggcgttaaccacctgcaaacgccagtcagaggcgctatcaagaggccccagcgcagtgtcagacggcgactgcacagcgaaggtgaatagctgcgcgcgccatggctacgacgtcaccctctcgaatgcgcagagcagcagcggcgagctgcgcgcggcggtggtggagagcgcgtgagatgccggctccgcactgatccacgcgcatgcgcagcacggctcatgatgacccacgcgaaatcggctccggctaggcaagtgtggctaacgctacaaaaactaacggcggcggcggcgtgatccctcttgggacttcggcggcagcgcgagcggcgtgagcagaaataggcggcggcggcgcacggtCTAGCCGTCAATGTCGTCACTTTCGCCTCAAGATTGCGTGTCACAAGCGACGTTTCGCCGATACGTCGGCATTCACAATGACCCTTAACTGTACGGCGACTCTTTGCTTAAAAATTGTTTTAACTGGGCGACCCTGCCTCCGTCATGGCATCATGTTCGGCAGTATGCTGCCCAATGCAGTCGTTCATAGACGCCAGCGTGCCCCACGCCATGCACTACTGAAACTTATATTGTCGCGAAGCCTACCCAAGTGATAATGCAGAATATAGATAGTAAATATACATAGTGCTTACTGGCATGGTAGGGTCCGTATGCAGGCCACTCTGTGTTCATTTCGCTCAGAATGCGCTTCCAAATTGTTTCCTTCACTATTGTGTCCGCGTACTCAGCGAGCGTCATATCCCACACTACGGGGAACTGCCCTACaaaatgcagaagaaaaaaaaagttgggtcgtCGCACGAGTTCAAACTTGCAGTTAGTTGAAGTCGTGTAGGTCAAGCGAACTGTCCGCGCAAATGCCCGAACTAAGGGAGAGAAAAACGAAAAAGTAAAGGTCGCGCTCGTTGCCAGACCCTGTGGGGAACCGTGGATAATCACCAGGTCTCCACCCTCGCCCATGTCAGCACCGGCGGTGACAAGGCAcagcagcgagggccactgcgcatgcgcacggatAGAGACAAGCTTTATAAGCGGGCACGCCGAATGGTCAGGGGGGAGTTGCCAGTGAACTGTGgtgaggtgtgcgtgtgtgcgcggcgtgcggtccgtCGGGGCCAAGGTTAACGGCACAGGCACGGAAGTGTTCGGCAATTTTGCGTTTATGTACTTTCATTTGTTGTCTTAACAGTTTTAAAGCTTGTTTAATAAATGGTTTTCGAGTTACCTCAGCGTTGACGAgcggcccatttcattggagtAGACGGCGAACCCCACAACCCTTATGACTTTGTCGAATAAATCTACGAAACAAAACGAGAAAATTAAAAGCAGCGCTTCATGCTAGACTTATAATGGCACCGTCGGCTAACTGTACTCTGTTACGCCACCAAAATCCGGATGCGAAACATAGCTTGGCATTTTGCGTCCGCGAGATGCACGGACGCCggacggatggcacaaatccgtgactcAGGGTCATGTGATGCGCCGTCAGCAGCAAAAAGACAGATTTAGTCTGTCGTGTAGATATACGCTTATTGATATGATAATGCGGGCGATGTTGGGGAGAAAAGGGCGCTACATGGAGCAGCCGAAAGTCTTAACGCAGCTTTCGAATTGAAGTTCGACGGGGGAAGTCGTGCAATGCTTCAACCTCCCTTTCAACGGTCTGATTCTCTCGCGATTCATGCGGTGTCCGAGGGACTCAATATCATCGACAATAAAGACACATCTTGCGGGGTTGGTTAGAAGGCCGCATTCCTGGAGCCGACAACATAACAGGCGCAAATGGTTGCGATGCTGTTAGGGGGGACACTAGCCACCAGGAGGTCGTAGAGATATGCAAGTACGAAGGTGAGTCGACGGGTTACCTCGTTGATGAAGCTCTGGAACGTCTGAGCAGCGTTTGTAAAGCCGAATGGCATGCGAACGTACTCGAAAAGCCTGAATTGTGTTACAATTGCAGTCTTGGGGATGTCCGCTGGTACTGCCGGAATCTGGTGTTAGGCTTTTACTAAATCTATCTTGTTGAACATAACCGCTCCAGCTAGATTGGGAGAGAAGTCGTTAATGTGAGGGAGAGGATGGCGATCAGGGACGGTGCGCGCGTTTAAGGCATGGTAGTCGCCGTACGGGCTCCAGTCTCCTGGATCACGTGTTGGTACCGTGCGGAGGGCTGACGACCAACTGCTTGACGAAGGACTGATGATGGCCAGTTGCAGCATATGgtcgcattttctttttcgcgATGGCAAAGCGGTCCACAGCGAGGCGTCTGGGTCGGCAAAACACTGGAGGGCCATGATGCGTGCAGTTGTACAGCTCAAGTTTGGAAGGTTTCGTAATGGCTGAGAAGTCTCAAAGAATTGACGGGAACATAGAAGATGGTGTCTCTGGCGCCGTTCCAGTAGTTAACGTCGTAGGTGCGAGGATACCTTGTATAGACATACTGGTTCGAATAGACGTGCGCGGAGGTCAACACTGAGGGCGAAGTGGGTAAGAAAATCAGTACCCGGTATCGCCATGCGTAGATCTGTAACAACGAATACCCATCGGAAGGTGCGTGGGAGAACCATGTCTATGGTAAGAGAGCGCTTACCATATGCGTTGATAGCAGAGCTGTTGGCTGTTTGAAGGGGCGTAGTTTTCTGAGAGCGCTGTCGGTCTGGTGGCGCGGCAGGTTGGACAGTGACTTCTGCACCTGTGTCCACACGAAATCCACGTCCGGCAGTCCTGTCAGTGATGTAGTATAGACAGCTTGTTGTACGGAAGGGTCGCTGGCCGCCATCAGCGGCTCTGCGGTATGTTCCCCTGTCAGCTGCAAGAGGAATGGCATTGACGTGCGCTGGCACCGAAGTTGATGGGGTACAAGCAGTGTGCGTGTGAACTAGAACTTGAGCGGGAACTAGGCCTAGAAGACAATCTGGAACGGCAATCGTGGTCCCGTAGACAAGAGTGGCAAGTCGCGGCCAGGCCATCGGTCAGTTGCTCAAGGAGAGACTGCCGGTCTTCGAGTTGCGACAGTGGAACGGTAGGTGTGGTTGCCACAGTACCTCTTGCTGAATAGTCAGCGACACGATCGTCCCGCTCCGTCAGCTCGTCGAGGGGCAGGTCGTCTGGCGCGGTAACCAAAGATATAACCACATTCTGTAACAGGCTCTGAAGGAACAGTTCTCGCAGCAGTGTGCTGTTTGCGTCCAGCCTAGAGTCACTGAGAAGCTACAGCGTGCCACGTAGAAAATCTGACGGTCGCCGAGCTCCTTTTCGTTGAGAAGCTGCTGGAGATGCCAGCGCACAGACACGGAATTGCGTTACAGCCCAGTCGTTTTGAAGTGGTCGTAGGGGGCGGTTTCATAGGGTGCGTCCACAACGTCGTGGAACTCCGCAACCACCTCCATGGAGAATGTGGAGACAGCGTGGAGCAACTTCACGTGTTGCGAAGTAATGCGCCGAAGGGCGAAGATGGCCTCTAGATGTGTAAACCAGGCTGCAGGATTCTGTGGCCAAAAAGATGGCAGCTGAATGTGCACTGTGGCGGCAACATCTGCGTCGATCGGTACTTTGGAAGTCATACATTTTTTGCCCGTTAATACTGAACCAGTTAGTAAAACGTCCTCCTCTTCAAGCCTGCCTTATCCTACTCATCTTTACCGTAATATTGACCTAAGACTCAAGCAGATTGGAGACAGCTATCTTAATTTTTTTTGTCGCACGGTGTTCGTAAAACACACTCACTGCTTAAAAGTTGATCTGGCTCTGTTGTATTCAGAATAGTGTACGAACTAAGTGGGTTTTCAATCGAGACTAATCTTTCATAAACGGATAAATTTTCATTAAAATATAGTTATCACCATACAAACCTAGTTGCGCCTGAAGCTCGCGTCAAATTCTCGACAATTTCAGTTCCTGcctaattttgaaaaaaaaaagaaatgtctcaGCTTTCTAAGGTCTTCAGGTCACAACAATCAGGCACAGCTTACGAACCCAAATTCTACCATCATGTGCAGCCATCCTTCCATGCGCGCTCAATTAAAATTTGCGTAAAAGCTTGCGAATAACCACATTCCGCGTACCGTCTCTACTATTGTGGGCTAAACCCCATCAGGATcagccacgctaccgctgcatcctCGGAACCACGGCTGATCTTCTGTAAAATACTGGCATTGAGAACACGATGAGTGGTAGATTACATATCCACGATAAAGAACAGCATGTTGAGCAAACAATGGTTCAAAAGTGTTCTACGAGTATTAGCTTCAATAAGCAGAAGGAAATATAAATGATTAAACGTTTATTTCACATATATCGAAACCTTTTATGCACAGTATCTCTATCGTCGACGCTCAAAAGTATGTAAAAAATGACTAGCCAGCCCAGGGACCACCTGCGCCCGCGTAGCGACCACCAGCAGCCGCTGGTGCCGCAACAGGATTAGCGTTGAACACGGCATCTGCGCTGGAGCCCGGAGCAGTACCAGGCTCGTTGGTGTCGATGGTGGCACGGAAACCGTTGGCATCGGCCACGTACTTCACTGTGCGGAATAGACCGTTGGCATCCCGGTATCCGTAGGCACCGGTCTTCGCGTTGCTGGCGTCCCCTTGTTCTTTGTGGAAAAGCTGGGTGCCAAACTCGTCGGTGCTATCGTAGCCGAAGCTGTATGGCTGGGGAGGCTGTTGAAAATAAAGGTAAGTGTGACGGGAAGTCAGAACCCGTATATATTATGCCAAGGAAAGCTTTGCCtgatgattattattaaaatgtccGATATATTTCCCTATTCCTCTCGAAGTCCTTTTTGTTCATTGTCATAGCTAGTACTTACTCAAAACGGTACAATCGTATCCTTATAGTATCGAACAGCGCAAGTTTTTAGTGATTTATTAAAAAAATATCTCGTTAGCTTTTGGTCTTGTTGCCTTATTTCGTTCCTTGCTATTCTTCTATTATTGACTGTTCTCGAGTCATCGATTCTTGCTTTGCAACGCGATAGGCTCTAATGTAAGGCCCAGGTCTACTTCTGCATAGACAAAGTTCCACAACTCTCCTAAAAACGTTCTTCTCTTCCGGTTCACACAGTTCTCCTTATCGAAATCGTTCAAAATTATATAATGCAGTTGAACACATAAGAAGCTCTTGATGCGATGAATTTCATTCACTGCATGTATATCGATAAAAGTTATGCTAGGATTAGGGTAACCAAATCGGCCACTGAACATTCCACTGCTTGTCTAATGTTCTCTGACGCAGTGTAATCAGAGAATGTTTTATATAAAGATCATTACACGCACGTAGGAGGCACCAGCAGCGGAGAAGCCCGGCgtagcagctgcagcaaacaaCGGTCCTTGGAACCCGGCACCTTGGAAACCATAACGTGGGCCGCCTCCGAACACGTTACCCGCTCGCACAAAGGTCACAAGTGCGAGGACGATAGGGGCCTGTTTTGGTTTACATTTACATAAGGAATATTTTATAGGCGTTCTGTGTTTGCGACAGTATTTCTTTACCAAAACTTAAGCTCTACCCTTGTAGTTAGATTATGCAAGTACAAAAGATATAACCACTTTGAGACGCTGCAGCACAAGTTAGGTGAGAAATCAATGCAAAATAGTTCTGCATAATCATGTGAAGCGAAGAAAAGTTTCAGGAGGGAATTCTTAGCAAGGAAGTTAAGATGAAACTAGTGACAAAAACACTTATGACATTGAATTCAGATATGAAGCAGTGCGCTAGTATTAGGCAGTACTAGAGGCTTAAATAAATGCAAAACCACCGTGCCTATTGTCTTACGCTTTCTTTAAAGGATTATTGTTGAAGTAAAGCGAGAGCATGCATTGACAAAATTTATAATACAGAATTCGAGTTTTGTTGTTTTCATCAAGCACGTCGTGCCTTGTATTGCGTAATAGGAATTCCTCAATTTAAACATGAATAATGACCTACAGAACGCAGCTGTTACTTAGGAGTTACCTTAGATATCATATCCGCACAGAGTAGTTTCCTTTATGATGCGCCTAGCACGACAGCTGCCAGATGGTTGTGGAAGGAATAGGGCCGCTTCACACTTTTATACACCTGACCTGACAAGGCGCAACTACCACTCTCTCTCATCTGACGTAACAACAGAGGATTCTTCTTTCCATCTTGAAGGACGGGGCCGTGGTCAACGACGTTGCAAGGAGGCGTAATCGCGATGCGTTGCAGCTCAGATTTCACGCTTTCCAGGCCTCCTGTGTTGTATTCTCCTGACatgatcgtgttttttttttattttgcttctcgACTACGAGGGTTGATCGCAAGAAATATTACAGCTGTTCCTGTTCTTGTATATTTAACGCTGAGATCGATATGACACTGTAATAATGAGCAAAATTTAGGGCCCGAAGGCATATTCAGGGGCATATACTCTGTTCTTATACTCTGTTATTATTAAATCGCTAGACCGCTCATACTTTTGCCTCTAAAAATGGGGCATAGATTTTAGGAAAAGCTGTTTGCCGGTCTAAGTAAAAAAATACCTTGGTTATTATGAACGTGATAATGCACAAGTAATTTTGGAAATTTTGTTTAATCACAATTGTTGTGATTTCTGGTAAGCTGGCGGTATAGAAAACAAGCACCCGTTCTTTAGCAGTCACGAAGAAAGCAACAAATGAGTTCATGGCATTACATTTCGCCATAACTTCTTACGTGTTACACTTTACGAAAATTCTTTACAACTTACACTTACATGTTTGTTCCGTTAGAAGACTTTGCGGTTTGCCTACACATATTGAAGACATTGCGAGTAATATTCATGCGCTTCATCATGTCATCTATACATACTCAGCATCGGCACTCTGCCTTGTGTTGTTGCGTGAGTCTCACGAGAGCACGAGCTCCCCCCGGATGATGAAGCGAATGAAAGCTCGCTCTCGTTGGTTGCTCTGAGATCAGGATTGTCAGGTTGAAAGCGTATCAGATGAAGCTCATCGAGGCGCTTACACGCACTGCTAATATCGTCGACTGTAGGGAGGTTCTTTACCGTAAAAGTATCGAATCCCACAGTTCATATGCCTATGAGCAGATGGCGATCGCCATCATTTTCCGCCATCGAGCTGTCGACGTGGCTGCAGAGGTCGAGAACCTCTTCTATTTACAGAATATATGACTCGTCAGAGTGCTGGTCATTCTCAGCAAGGTTCCGCTTCGCGATATCTGAACGAACAGAAGTGTTGGCAAACATTTGACGCAGCTGATGCTTAAAATCGGCCCAGTCTACGAAATACAGCGCATCGTTTAAAGCCAAATCTTGCCAACACCTGTTAGAACGCCACGCGCGATAATTTCGCAGAATGCCCTGAGTGCTTAAGCGCACTCACGCCGTCGTACTGCTCCAACCAGGCCTCAACATCTGCGCTGCTAAGCCAAGCAAACACTGGTAGATCCCTTAAACAGGTGGTGATCGTCCGTGAAGGTGTTCACACCACGGCAGACCTTTTAGATGGCGCCACGTTGGTCGGCTCGTTTTGTTACGTGAGCGAGAGCAGTTGGTGTACTATGTGGCAATCTGAACAGAGTTTTAAGAAAGTTCTGCAGTTAGAGATGAAGAGGAACCGACGGAGGCAGAGTACCAGCGGACCGTACAGCACACTCCACCACTAGTGAAAGGACAGTT
Above is a window of Rhipicephalus sanguineus isolate Rsan-2018 chromosome 3, BIME_Rsan_1.4, whole genome shotgun sequence DNA encoding:
- the LOC119385340 gene encoding cuticle protein 10.9, giving the protein MFVSAAHRGRASHPERQQEHQPTAAKLAATLDGSQNHGTRLVPGPVTQPPPQPYSFGYDSTDEFGTQLFHKEQGDASNAKTGAYGYRDANGLFRTVKYVADANGFRATIDTNEPGTAPGSSADAVFNANPVAAPAAAGGRYAGAGGPWAG